The genomic interval GTTGTAATAGTTAATACTCAAGTTTCTTTAATTTTCAGAGCTCATATCAAATGTACAAAGTTTCAAAGAAAAAGGTAACATTTTAACATGGAAAGCACTTTTATATAAGAACTTTTAAAATATACTTTATAATTTGCTACACTGTGCTTTGCACTATAGTTACCAAGCTATACTTCTACTCCAGACAGTCTAGTAAGGAACAGGCCGAATTACATTGAAGCTTTCAGCTGAGTTGTTAGTTGTGCACTGATTCTGGAACTTAGTTTATTGATTGTCAGCTGGAAGGAACCAGCCTACTTCAGTAGCAGTacaatttttttgtgtgtgtcaaCAAAGCAAATGTTGTTTCTTTTAAGAAGCAACAAAAAGAGTCATAGAGCACCACAAGGTCCGTTTTATGCAGTGGATTAATTACAGTTCTTTAGCGTTGCAAACAAATGTGTCTAATTAATGGCATTGTTCACCATGGCTTTCCAGTCTGCTACACAAAGtctgtttggaagagatgagacTTCTGAGATGTGGATAAACAAGTATACAATGAAGCACTTGACCTCAGTATTGTAtttatccttttttcccctaccAAATTACCTGTCAAATCTTGTGAAACTCCAGTACATGCagtagaatgacagaatggttttAGGTTCAAAGGGAtctcaaacatcatccagttccaaccccctgccataggcagggacacttcccactagaacagggagCTCAAGGCCCCCTCTAAACCAGccacaaacacctccagggagggagcagtcgCAACCACCTTAGGTGACGAGTAGGATGCCACAAGTCAAAAGGGCAACATATACCAACCACTTTCTGAGCCATTCTTAAGAAGTTCAACAGATATACTTAAAGAGTATCTTAGGTGTGAATTTTTAGCCTTTGTCTTTAATCGCAGCAGCATATTTGCTGATGTCTTTCATGACGGTGCCATTTGGGAGGATGGAGTTAAGGATCCAGAAATATGTATGCTGGAgtccactttttttttgctagacAGCTGGCAGATAGGAGAGAGTAATCAAAAAGAACATAATTGTTTCTTGTCAgcagaaaaagttcttcacttaAGGAATCTTCTAAACTTGCTTTTCTAGTAAAGGACAAAGAAATGCCTGCACTACAGATGTCTGCTTGGCCTGTTTTGTCAGTCTCAGCAGCATGCAATAAATATATATCCTTATGTTCTAGTTCTTTCAAGAGTAAAGATTCCTTATAATTGACTTCCAGGCTTTTTTCCTCCAAAGAAGTAAGTTTTACCAACTTCAGGTTCTCTAAGCCTTGACTGCTTGTGTTGCAAGGACTGACTCATTCACATttattagagagagaaaaaaaaaacaagaaaacccTGTGATTCAGTTAGTATTGGTCATCAGTTTTTGCAAGTCAGTTTGCCCAGGACTTGTGCTCTCCAGCACACTGAATCAATTCTGTTCTTAACCATGTAAAATTTATGCAAGGTTATCTTCTGAGCTTCACGTCATAGACAGTGAAAATGGTGTACTCCATTCAAAGGGCTTTTGGTTTATTCTTtaactgacttttttttccacttttgcCTGAAGCTTATGCATAACAGCCTCAATATTTTACTGGGAGGAAGGGTGTGAGTACAGCACATCTCTCTGTTCATGGAGGTACAGAGAGCAAAGTGGACACTGAACAGAAATGGGTTTTGTTTTAGTGGTACTCTTCAGCAAGAGATTCAAACTGAGGACATTGTTAAACTTTCCTGCAAGACTGTGGTCTTCCCAGTTCATGTTCAGCATGTGATGCTCTATGTGACAAAGTGACAGATGTAGAATACTACAGCAATTTGGGTCATTTGTTTAATACAAATACATTTTTTCACAACAATAAGCAGAtatattactttttttccccttacctTCTGTCTTTGCAGTACACATTCACCCACAATAACATACAGTTTTCTTTTGCAAAAGAGAGGGAGTTAAACAAGTAACACAAACTTGTAGTTCCAAATACTATACACAGTAAAATATTTTCATCATAGAGTGAGCTGCATTATTAAAAATGATGTTTGTTCTGGTGATAGGGAATTACTGTTTCTTTTCTACACAACAACTATAAACACTGCCTTCAGACAAAGCAGTGTGTGTGAATGGCACAGTTGGGGGGAGCTGCGAATCTTCATAATGCTAACAATAGTCAAAAGTGGTACGTTTGTACCAGTTTGAAATAAACTTTATAATGCTTATAACTTAAGACAGGGAAAGAAATGTGCATGTTCACAAATTCAGAGTGTCTTATTTAAAATTCCAGATCTAACATCAAATTACTTCTACCTACCTTCATTAAAACTTTGCTTAAACAAGAATACAGATTAAGCTTTTCAGCAAGGTTCTGCTCCTGTGGGTTTAGCCAGACTAAATTCCACCATGAGCATATATGCCTGAGATGCACCGTGGCTACACAAGCAGTTTGATACAGATCTTTATTTGATGTATCATTATCTAAAAGTCTTTGAATGTATCTCAAAACTATCAGCATACTGTTTGTGCAGGATAGAATCCTGTAGTTATTAAACCAATACATAAAATTGTGCTTCATGTGGGAATGAAAAACGTTGATTGATAAGCAGCTGCCTAGTGTCTGTATTCTTGCACCTTCCTTATTCATGCATGCTGTATCCAAAACATGTTGGTGTGAATAGCTCCTTGCCATTTCAAAGAGGTTTCACTCTGCCTCAGACACCAATTGCAGTCCTGCATGAAATTCCTGAAAGCTCTAAAACAGCCTGTGCAAGGGATGCACAGGCTAATACTGTAATGCTTTAAACAGTTAAAAATCGTTTCAAGCCTGCTGTAATCTCTTGCTGCTAACTTGTCTCATTGTCTgtcttgttttgctgctgtctAAATCAGTATtttagagggagaggaggcatTTCAACTGAAGTCTTGCTCCTTTCTGATAACTAACTGTAAACTCAGATGCACACAGAGTTGAGTGCCAAAACAGTGTTTAGAAGTAGAAGTTGCTAGTATAAGATTTTCAAAGTTGTCTGTTCTGTTGCCAACTCTAATTTTGGTGGATGTGACAAATCAACTTTTAGAAGCCTCATGTGTTTTTCTTGAATTTTATACTTGTTCAAGAAGAAAATGGGAATTAGTTTCCCATAAACTATAAAAATAGAGGAGAAAGTACTGTTAGTAGGGTCATGATGCTACAGCAGGTCCAAGAAAAAAGGTAGCTGAAGAAGCAGGGTTACTGCCACTTAAAAAGGAACTTTCTGGTTATTTCAGAAATCTCTTAATTATCTTCCATAATAATGTTCTGTGTCAGTTTTGCTATGCCTCATCAGATTTTATTGTAAACATAATTGCAAACATTTAGATGCAGCTAGTAATTTTAAGTGTCTAACTTCAGATACCAGGTTTACTTTTCAGCAAGTAAATTCACACTTTTTGAAAGCCATGCCTTTGCAGACTTTTCCTTAAAAGATGTGCAGCTGGTTAAAAAGCATTCCCATTCCTTGGTACTGTCACTGCTTTCTGAAGACTTTCTGATGTCTTCTCCACAATTATAAACAGATAAATTATTTGGTTACTCTTGCCTGTCATTTCAAGTGAGAAGATACAATTCCCATTTGCATTTGTATAATTGGAAAGTTATTTTATCTGAAAAGTGCATGTTGTCATGTGGAAAAACTTAACTCACCTGGAATAAGTTAGAGCAGTTTATCCATATGTATTTAGGACCTGTTCAGGCACTGAGATTGTGTTCTGTCTAGCCAGCTGACAATCACTTAGTCACATCCAAATGACGTGAGCAATTTCAATACAAAAGAACATAATAGTCTGATAATAAGACACATTTCTTGCTAATAGTGCTACTTCCAGTATTCCCTGAGCCGTAAGCTGGTAAGCACATTCACAAAGGAATGCAGTATATAAACTCCAATACACGTTCAGCTCAGCTACCTGGATATTGCAAGAATGGGATGATTTTGTTTAGAGTGTTTAAAGAGGAAATTTACCATTATaaactgccaggctgctgtagAAGTCTAGATCACCTGTAATTCTGGCAGATTTCCCCCTTTGGATGAACCTGTGCTCTGCTATCCTCTTTAACCTGGAtctttatttgcttgtttgcttttctttctttacctAAATACAAGatcaaaaaaaagaagataaattttaactttttttttttaaatatacatAACATTCAGGCCCCAGACCTGTCCATGCCAGTACATGGCTACTCCAAGACAACACCTGCTGTTATGTCTTGATGGTAAACATCACAGGTATGAGAAATACATCACAAAATCGGTTCTTTATGTATAATTCACCCTGTTGGACACAGAATTATATCTACATTCATTTATCTATTGCACCTTTTAATGCTATTCACACTTCATTTTTATATGAGAACGCTCAAAACAGAGTTAATAACTGAACTGTTGAATCTCTAACACCTCAACTTTACCTGTACAGAGGGAAAcgattgatttattttttgaATCAGGAAGATAAAAACTAACTTTTCAGAACAAGGAGGTAATAGCTAATGTTCCCTTAAGATATATAGGTATATTCTCTTTAACATCTACCTTTGCTGTATCACGAATCTTAGAAAGTAAAACCAACAGTTCTGCGTGTGTCAGCATTTTGCAGACCTTTGATAATAACACAGCTTACTTCTCTGTGACTGCAGTAAACTGCATTTTCTCTTTTACAGTTCTGCCTCAAAACTTTGCATACCCAATCTGTATCTCTCACTCTCATGAAGTAAAATAAACAGGTGAGCTGCTCTCCTAAATACTTGTCTAcacattttctccttccttATTTTGCTGGCACCTAAGCAGAGTAGCCGTAGCTTACAGAGACGTGAGTTTATACTGGTTGGAATTGCTTACTGTTCAAAAGCAGAGGCACATGTAAAAACAATGCTACCCTTTGAATGTTTCAGATGCCCTTAGCTAACACAGCTGCCCAAACATTCAGTCTCCACCACACTCACGTGAAGGTGATACAGCTCTTTCATACTCCAGTTCAGTTGTAACTTGGCGGAATACCCTTTTGAAGTATATCTTCAAGAAGATAAAGAGCAAGTAGAACTTAACACTAGTAACCAGATGAAAGGGCTTTGTTTTCTGTAAACAAAAGGGATTATGTCAGCTCTGTTTTTACTTTCCCAGCCATCCAATTGGAAAATAAAATTACTCTTTTGACACTGGTTTGGCATTGTATGTTAAACTTGTTCTCTATGGCACTTTCTACATTCCACTTTCACTACACTTGCTGACTAGTTGATCAACTACTTCACAAACGGTCACATTTCATACAGTAACAAGTTGCTTTGCTGTATCCATTTTCCATGTAGGgctttgtgtgggttttttgtttccataactgcaaaaaaaaatgcacagtCATTTCTACTCTTTTAGCATTTGTAGTGTAGAAAACACTAGCCTTACTCTGCAAGGAAGAAACTGCTGTCTCTGTCAAACTGGCATGACTTCAGGTGTTGTttcttctgctgccagctgagagTTTGTACCTGTCTGTGCTACTGGCACCACCACTGTGTCCTTGATGTCTGAGGTCTGAGTGGACGAAGAATTCTTCTCCTCCATTTTTTTGGCAGTGTCTGGGCAGTTCTGAACAAAGATCACTCTGTTGTAGGCTTTCAATCTGCGCCACAGCTGAACATAAACCTTACACTGCACATACATGAAGACCAGGCCCCCTGTGAATCCAATAGCCACCACAACGAGTTTTGTCCAAAATGGCCATTCAAGGACACCTTGAAATAAAgcatttatatatttattacCATTGTTAGACACTGAATATCAAGTACTGAGTTTCAGTAAAATATCTAGGGAAAAAAGCCACTTGCTGAAGAATTCCCAGCTCTGTACACACTACGGGGGCAGTTGTAACTCAAGCAAAAAAGCAGCAGATGTTTCTATCCCATAGGCCAACCAAGAAACTGCATCTGCCTCCCCCTTTTAACCAACTCCACCAGAGTTTGGTCAAATTAAGAAATGCAAGCTCACTGTTTCAGAGGAAGTGTAATGCTTGATAACAGTCAAACCCAGAACATTTGTGGTTCTTCAGTAATATCCCCATATGCAACAGCATGCTTAAGCAAAAATACAAGTACCAACTTAGAAATATTATGCACATTTTCAACAACAGCTGGGTTTTTAAGTCAGCTTAGAAGCATGGCACCATTTAGTGTACCTGGAACACCCACATTTACAAGCTCATTGGCTAGTCTCAGCTTCATCCTGAAGTCTGAGGATAGTATTACAAAGCTAAGGAAAAGGGCCTTGCCTACTTCCTGCATCAGAGAACAAGCTCAATAGGTTTGTGGGTCCTACAGGGAAGGCCTTTGAACAACATTTCACTCAGTGTAGTATTCAAGGTGCCTTGCAGATGCTGTATTCAACTACTGGTGATGCATCAGAACAAGTCAGTGGTATTTGTAAGTTTTACAGAATGctttgccacaggcaggaaagGAATCTGCACCccctttgtgactgcagaaGGGTCAGCAGGACCCAGTTTCAAATTCTCCATGTGGTAACCTACACTCCTGTTTGCAAGTCTTGACTTTTAGTCAGCTGTGCAAGTCTCATCAACCCAAGTATTCTCTTTACAATTAAGAACATAGGAAGTGGGCTTAAATAGCAACCAAAAGAATAACAATTATTGCAAAAGCTTACAAAGTCTCTGAAGcagctgtgtttttttcttgtcaTGGTAACTGTTTAGCAGCACTTTGAAATAATGTAGTAATTGATGGTGCCAGTCAATaaatttgttgttgtttaatttCCAGCAAAATAAATGCAAAGAAAGGTAATGTAAATCACTTTGTGTCTCCATTACTCTGGTTAGTTGTCAGAGTCAAATTCTTCTTACAAATACTTGTTAAATTTGTTCACAAAAcgttttcctgccttttttcaACCTCCTGTttcagggaggaaaggaagtaACAAAGAACACTTTGCTAAGGTGGCATTTCTGGgaatgtgtttttctttttaccccttttctctgtttttccctcctttaataaatgtttttgggtttttttggttttttgtttttttttaattactgtcTCTTTCTGGCTCTTAATTATGAAAGCAGTGTGATTTGCTTCTGACTAAGCCCTGTTGGTGGGTAATGACACTTAAAACCAGCAAgtcacagctggagtgctgagGTCAGAACAAAGAGACAGAGTAAGTAGCTCAGCTTTCCTTTGgagtttcttccactctttagcAGTCCAAATGTGTTGTTCCCCTTCTATAGCAATAGAGGAAGCATCATTTTTTGCTTAACTGCAATAGCACAGTGAATGTTGTACCCTTCCGTATGTTCTACCATTGCTGTTTTAACTGACTCATGCTTTATTAGGAGAGACAAAGGATTGTTTCTTCAAGCAGAGCAAATGTACACGAAGCTTGATTCTCCATCACTGATGCCAAATAAATGCTAGAATATGTTAAATATTTTTCAAATTGTCCTTTCTATAGACTAGCAAACATTTATTTGCATGACATATATTTgtaaggaggaaaaaggaaatccCTTTAAATATTTTGAAAGATACATTTAAAGGGATTTTTAAAAAGTTCAAAGCCACTCCTTGTCCTTTCCTCTGGGCCAGTGTTTTTGAGATAAAAAAGACATTTGTCTGTGAATACCAAAGCTTGTTACATGTTTTCCTCTCATAGGCAAGAAAGGCAGGCATCAGGAGACTCATCAAATATTTAACTACCAAGGCACAAAACTCCACCTGTTTTGCTTTCAATCTTAACTTCAGAGTATACCACAAAGCTGGAGACCTTTGTCCCATCAAAAGTCAAAAGCTTTTTGTCCTCttcatattcacagaatcatagaatcaaccaggttggaagagacctccaagataatccagtccaacctattgcccagccctgtccaatcaactagaccatggcactaagtctttttattttaacacctccagggatggcaattccaccacctccctaagcagcccattccaatggcaaatcacgctctctgggaagaacttcctcctaacatccagcctatacctcccccagcacaacttgggactgtccccttgttctgttactggttgcctggcagaagagaccaacccccacctggctacagcctcccttcaggtagttgtagacagcagtgaggtcacctctaagCCTCCTGCAGACACTGAACACTAAATTCAAAGACTGAACAGTTCTTAGATTTGAAAAAATAGATCAGTTTGAAATACACTTTTCACATACAGCAAGTATAGTCTAAAAAGAAACCTATTTATGTTAAAACTTGCATTTTGTTACATGTCTGTGAATTTTCAGTATCCACAcacatggagactccacaatctctcttcCACTGTTTGACCACCCTCGCAATAAATGCAACTGGAAGCAGGAATGGATTTGCATGCTACTTAAGTCCCACATGAAGGACTAAGACAACTGGAACATGGTCTCCTGGAAGTTGCCGTTAGGAAGCTTGTTAGGACTCTATCATGTTTTACAAGATACCAAGGTTGAACTGGGTAATAAAAATCAATTGTTATTCTAAGACCTGAACTTGCACTGAGCTGTTTGAATTTGACTCATCTTTTTTTTCAGGGCTTTAGAAATATCTAGATAATAGGAGATTAACCTAGGAGGAACCAGCAGCCTAGTTAAGCTGTTGTAATGATTACACTAAGTAGAGGTCTCTGCAGGGGCACAACATAAGCTTTTAACACTGATGCATTCATTACTTCTGCGTTAAAGCATTTGATGTACTCTTGTATCAGTGAGCTGTTAGTTAAGAGCAGACTGACTGGTAAGACTGAAGAAGGTAAAAGATACTTACCATTATCATTGCCTTGTTTAATTTCCTCAGCTGTTCTATCAATTAAAACATACAACGACCAAACAACACAGGTAATTGCAATTACGTGGAATGTGACTGAACAAACTATCTTCCTCCTCTCGCTTGTTGTCATCTGTAGTTTCTCCCACTGTaattaaaggggggggggggggggggaacaaggCAATAAAAAAAGAGGCATAAAATGTTACAGTAAATTCATTAGGCCGTTCTGGTTCTTtctaccaaaaaaaccaaaaccctaaGCTGTAATAAAACCAACAAATCTTTCACTTTGGATAATACACGTGGCAGTAGTGTGTGTGTTGTCACTGTAAAATTCGTAGTCTCATTTTCACAGCTTCTGAGTTCTGTTTCCTTGAGAGTGACATCTAAAGGAATTTTATTGCAGTACAGCCATAATTTGTTAATAGACACGTTAAGAGTTTAATACTTATTTTAAGATTACTTGATGCACACTCGTGGTGATAAAAGAAGAAATACTCTAGACATTAGGTTATAATACTTAGACTATTCTTGGCTATTGTCAGCTGCTTAAAATTGGAGGAAAAGAGTTGTGGAATTGACTTCccttaaaataaaagaaatgcagctgtgctggggattAAATTAAATAAACTTGAAAAGATGGCTACATAGAAATGGTCATATAGGATAGCATTCAGACAGCCTCAGCATGCAAGAAGGATCTTCCAGGCACACGTTAGTGATTTATGACACTAAATCCTAGCTTAAGTTAAGGCTATTTTAAGATTAAATAGGCTACTCTCTGCATTTGAACACGGTAGCTCTTCaggagacttttttttccttaatcttGTTTCTGAAGACATAATTTCTATCAGCACTTCTTTAAAATAAAGCCTTGCTCTACTAAAAGGTTGCTTTTGGAAACAGCTCACAGAACAAagcattaaaaaggaaaatgccTCCTTTCCAGTGATTAATCAGAGTGGGTCGCCAGCCTCTGACGGTCGACACGGGGACAACCTTCAGTACAGCAGcgacatctctctgcagtcgcGCCAGGGCAGGACTGAACCGTGCTGCAGCACCCACTCACTGCACGGAGCAGCCACTGCAGCGGCCAGCGACAGCGCAGAGCTGCTCCCCCGCTTCCACCGCTCCGCTGTACACTCGGACTGCGGCTCCTAATAGTTCTCAGTTGCCAGGGCTCGATCAAAATCCCATGGCACTTCAGAGTTTGTTTTCCTTGCTTGGGTTTCTTTGGTCAGCTGCtttgttgcttgtttgtttggtttggttttgggaagTAGCAGATTTCCCTGCATTGCTTATGGCTAGTGTTGGAGATGGCACCTATGCAGCATGCTTAGAGTTTAATCTAAACCAGTATGTCCATTCTAGTCTGCACACTACTTGCTGCTTGTTCACATTTCAAGGAGCACAACTGCAGTAAAAAAGTGACAGTGTTAATGCAATGTCAGCAAGGAGGCTAACTCTCAGAAATGCTTCTTCCTGACGTTAAGTTTAGAGCACTACATACTGGACCAAACAAGTTTCTGTCTTTAAAGCTAAAGCTTGCACTTTCAGAGCTCAAAACAATCTCCAGAGAATTTTCTACCCCTTGCCAGAATTTGACAAACACAAGACTTAAATAACTGAAGTATTTTCTGAGCGATATAGAGACAGAGCAAGAAGTTTATTTACTAGCTGATATCTCATTGTAGCGTTCGATATACCTATTGAAGAGTGAAAACTTTGCCTGCTGGGTTTTGTATGGCAGCCTGGGAAAATGGGaggcttgcaaaaaaaaaatagaagcacTACAACAAAAATCAGTAATTCATTGTAGCTCATGTAGGCAAGATTCTGTGGTCAGACCAGACAGACTGTGACATTGTCAACACagttaccatagaatcaaccaggttggaagagacctccaagatcatccagcccaacctatcacccagccctatccagtcaactagaccatggcaccaagtgcctcatccagtcttttcctgaacacttccagggacggtgactccaccacctccctgggcagcccattccaatgccaatcactctctctgggaagaacttcctcctaacattcagcctatacttcccccagcacaacttgagactgtgtccccttgttctgttgctggttgcctgggagaagagacccaacccccacctggctacagcctccctgcaggtagttgtagacagcaatgaggtcacccctgagcctcctcttctccaggctaaacaagcccagatccttcagcctctcctcacagagtttgtgctccaggcctttcaccagtcACCAGGTTACACAACATAGGACCCAGGGACTTTCATCCTTTTTGCAACTCAAGCCTTGCGACAGGCTTTCTTTACAGAGAAAAAGTTACCTCTGTACAAATGAAAGAAAGGATTTTTACCTTAACCATTCACTTACCTTTGGGTGCTTTGTAAGAGTTCAATGTTGAACATAAAGAAAAATCAATTGTGTTTTTTAAACTCTGACGCTAGGTATTTTTGTCTACTAGAGAGCAGATCCTGTCTTAAAGTTTCATTGCCATGTATACAGGTAGTCTCATTGTAGCCATTTTGCTCTCTAACATACACAAGTGTCGATCTGAATGCCCACTTAAAAAGAGGTTTTCCATATGGAATTTTGAAGTCAAAGAAGAGAGCTGGTCCCATTACTCTAAATTATAAATATGGGGTGGATGGGACATGGATGGACAGGAAAAAGAAGATTAAAAACCAATGACCAATTGGCAGAAGAGGTAAAAAAGGCTCATAAACTTCTACAGGAGAAGTATATTAGGAGAGAAAGCTAGCAGAAATGCTGACACCCCATGATCAAATGCAGCCAGAAGGCAAGTCAAAGCCTACTGGACTCTGCTTCCTCACTCCAGCCCCTTTTCTTCTCGCACAAGACAGTGTGTCTGCATCTGCTCTATCCACATGCACCTTACCACA from Pogoniulus pusillus isolate bPogPus1 chromosome 9, bPogPus1.pri, whole genome shotgun sequence carries:
- the MARCHF1 gene encoding E3 ubiquitin-protein ligase MARCHF1 isoform X5, which produces MLGWCQAIARNPHRLPNSTRTPEVSGDTSHNSTSNDKSPGRSTSRSSNISKASSPTTGTAPRSQSRLSVCPSTQDICRICHCEGDDESPLITPCRCTGTLRFVHQACLHQWIKSSDTRCCELCKYDFIMETKLKPLRKWEKLQMTTSERRKIVCSVTFHVIAITCVVWSLYVLIDRTAEEIKQGNDNGVLEWPFWTKLVVVAIGFTGGLVFMYVQCKVYVQLWRRLKAYNRVIFVQNCPDTAKKMEEKNSSSTQTSDIKDTVVVPVAQTGTNSQLAAEETTPEVMPV